In Stomatohabitans albus, one genomic interval encodes:
- a CDS encoding cell wall-binding repeat-containing protein, giving the protein MSDGVTENNLVSQPDTTHREPTAGFSFLLLSLATALMTVLSSAPPVSAHAPLRDDQAVANMQDGMTYPTPDDQMGGSKIVGGRIIPDPGRYGLVQVLTFNNDKKAYRCGGTALSNNWVATSAHCLSRATIGIQVYATPLDTSRRKAGVNVDRIESMSDIQSSGEHPSTDLVLLHVPNLPPDVQPVPVVVAGLPSDNQLVGVAFSRHNLNVADHTWTRTADNAALAIDLPVQARTLCSGGNQNEAIVCAGKPWEPNLLSPNEDFCTGDSGSPLGVLTNGRFGVVGVESRSSIMHANPSWADTRPNERCGFAPTIATSLRHHLGFLTRVIGPDLMTITLPLMSDNGANTLDISNPRGGVDLRTPPSKGDPGQGIRVALQIARARFARNPAVGQHVLLASNTSFADALSSAALQRNSVLLFTDRNILPNAVIAQLQAMGTRRITVLGGPAIIADTVLHQARTLGIQVDRIAGPDRLSTAGAVASRLDTNLSSRSGAYLLRAFGNGSSAFADSLAAGAAAARRNWPVLLTSTESLSAPAMNLLKNRPEVVIVGGPAAISYQVRLQVAGLVPRVGQAMGADRTKTAELLAQPASPTQSVIVLDGFDPGAWHGGFAASGLAADIDAPILLTNPATNGADIAAQLDGMSPTADASFVCIADKALCDAFYHLWLN; this is encoded by the coding sequence ATGAGTGACGGTGTTACGGAGAATAACTTAGTGTCTCAGCCTGATACTACGCACAGAGAACCCACGGCAGGGTTCTCCTTCTTGCTGTTAAGCCTGGCCACCGCATTAATGACGGTTCTTTCTTCGGCTCCTCCAGTGAGTGCCCATGCGCCACTCCGAGATGATCAGGCAGTTGCCAATATGCAGGATGGGATGACTTATCCGACACCTGATGACCAGATGGGTGGGTCCAAAATTGTTGGTGGGCGCATCATTCCTGATCCTGGTCGCTACGGCCTCGTCCAGGTGCTTACATTCAACAATGACAAAAAGGCCTACCGGTGTGGCGGTACCGCCCTCAGCAATAACTGGGTTGCAACAAGTGCTCACTGTCTCAGCCGAGCCACGATAGGAATCCAGGTCTATGCAACTCCGCTAGACACATCACGCCGTAAAGCTGGTGTAAACGTTGATCGCATCGAGAGTATGTCCGACATTCAGTCGAGCGGAGAACACCCCTCTACTGACCTCGTACTGCTCCATGTCCCCAACCTGCCTCCAGATGTACAGCCCGTCCCTGTCGTGGTTGCGGGTCTCCCATCCGACAATCAGTTAGTTGGTGTGGCCTTTAGTCGCCACAACCTCAACGTTGCCGACCATACCTGGACACGTACCGCAGACAACGCTGCCCTCGCAATCGACCTGCCCGTTCAAGCGCGCACACTGTGTTCGGGAGGCAACCAAAATGAGGCGATAGTGTGTGCGGGCAAACCGTGGGAACCTAACCTCCTGTCACCAAACGAGGATTTTTGCACAGGAGACAGCGGAAGCCCCCTAGGTGTGCTGACAAACGGTCGATTCGGCGTGGTCGGGGTGGAATCACGCTCATCCATCATGCACGCCAACCCCTCTTGGGCTGACACCAGACCGAACGAACGCTGCGGATTTGCGCCAACCATTGCCACCAGTTTGCGCCATCACCTTGGATTTCTTACTCGCGTGATTGGGCCGGACCTCATGACCATTACCCTGCCCCTCATGAGCGATAACGGCGCCAACACCCTCGACATCTCCAACCCACGTGGCGGTGTCGATTTACGGACCCCTCCAAGCAAAGGTGATCCAGGGCAAGGTATTCGGGTTGCGCTTCAAATCGCTCGCGCACGGTTCGCCCGCAACCCCGCCGTCGGGCAGCACGTATTACTGGCGTCAAATACATCCTTTGCAGATGCCCTTTCGAGCGCAGCACTCCAACGCAATTCAGTGCTGCTCTTTACTGACCGCAACATCTTGCCCAATGCGGTGATTGCCCAGCTCCAAGCTATGGGCACACGCCGTATCACAGTTTTGGGCGGACCTGCCATCATTGCGGATACGGTGCTTCATCAGGCACGTACGCTAGGTATCCAAGTAGATCGCATAGCCGGACCAGACCGTCTCTCAACGGCTGGTGCTGTTGCCAGTCGGTTAGATACAAACCTTTCCAGCAGAAGCGGCGCCTACCTACTGCGTGCATTTGGTAATGGCAGTTCAGCCTTCGCTGATAGTTTGGCCGCTGGGGCGGCCGCTGCGAGGCGCAACTGGCCGGTACTTCTGACTAGCACTGAATCGCTCAGTGCGCCAGCCATGAATTTGTTAAAAAATCGTCCAGAAGTGGTCATTGTTGGTGGTCCTGCGGCCATTTCTTATCAGGTTCGCCTTCAAGTAGCCGGATTGGTTCCTAGAGTGGGGCAGGCTATGGGAGCCGATAGAACAAAAACTGCAGAATTACTCGCACAACCAGCCAGCCCCACACAAAGTGTCATAGTGCTTGACGGATTTGATCCTGGCGCCTGGCACGGTGGCTTTGCGGCCAGTGGTTTGGCTGCCGATATCGACGCTCCTATCTTGTTGACTAACCCTGCAACAAATGGTGCCGATATTGCAGCTCAACTCGATGGGATGAGCCCAACCGCTGATGCATCATTTGTGTGCATAGCGGATAAAGCATTATGTGATGCTTTTTATCATCTCTGGCTGAACTGA
- a CDS encoding S1 family peptidase: MHLPRPPRRFIQEAAPQPLVPPPIAAVPPFPAATPTPPAYGGPIPERPSAWGEQFSGPSYRIHSAYGHKERSWFPGAISVLAGVVLLGAGLRLASWDPFWGYTEPTAPQGVPTVAGDSANLQQPPAGGNSQQHNPGRVGNDGAIELPALPNVPDLPAVRMDDNEALPVDPPGDGSVTSAPSGVRVNDERTSHIVMIRGMFRQSRTVNTCTGSVVSPHYVLTAAHCVQSTEDDPRGPDVPYDRISVYPYGDSGPFEGVIATGWFTNEAYTAKKEWNRWPPSVDFALIRLEKPIAGATPLPVVGQGAPLNTQAFYLGWGAHELVREGREWEWAFEPDHTGMLLPVPLQRSEACTLGHATGHICAGPVFDPTWRTPARDSLCMGDSGGPLVVDNRGELVQVGIASAGSISIVSKHDIVKDYPWAACGFAPDMYAPVASLVPWMSDVMAKDGEAPVIRDLPGISTNLETLIKPEG; this comes from the coding sequence GTGCATTTACCCCGACCTCCCCGTCGCTTTATCCAAGAAGCGGCTCCTCAACCTCTCGTACCGCCGCCTATTGCCGCAGTACCGCCGTTTCCTGCCGCCACACCAACCCCACCTGCTTACGGTGGCCCAATACCGGAACGGCCAAGTGCCTGGGGCGAACAATTCTCCGGCCCGTCCTATCGGATTCATAGCGCCTACGGACACAAAGAACGATCCTGGTTCCCCGGTGCGATTTCGGTGCTTGCCGGTGTGGTGCTCTTGGGTGCTGGATTGCGACTAGCGAGTTGGGATCCGTTTTGGGGATACACTGAACCGACGGCTCCCCAAGGGGTGCCCACTGTTGCCGGTGATAGTGCCAATCTTCAACAACCACCGGCGGGCGGTAATAGTCAACAACACAACCCCGGTCGAGTAGGAAACGATGGAGCAATAGAGCTGCCGGCATTGCCTAACGTGCCGGATTTGCCCGCCGTGCGCATGGACGACAACGAGGCATTGCCCGTAGATCCTCCCGGTGATGGCAGTGTGACGAGTGCTCCATCAGGTGTTCGAGTCAACGACGAACGAACGAGCCACATCGTCATGATTCGTGGCATGTTTCGTCAGTCACGCACCGTCAATACGTGTACGGGCAGTGTAGTTAGCCCGCACTATGTCCTTACGGCAGCCCACTGTGTTCAAAGCACCGAAGATGACCCCCGTGGCCCCGACGTGCCCTATGACCGTATCAGCGTCTACCCGTATGGGGATTCTGGGCCATTTGAGGGGGTTATTGCAACCGGCTGGTTCACCAATGAGGCCTACACCGCCAAGAAAGAATGGAATCGATGGCCACCCTCAGTTGATTTTGCGTTGATTCGACTAGAGAAACCGATTGCGGGGGCAACTCCATTACCCGTCGTAGGGCAAGGCGCCCCACTCAACACCCAAGCGTTCTATCTCGGTTGGGGTGCCCACGAGCTTGTGCGCGAAGGCAGGGAGTGGGAATGGGCATTTGAGCCAGACCACACAGGCATGTTGCTGCCGGTGCCATTACAGCGAAGTGAAGCGTGCACCCTCGGCCATGCGACCGGCCATATCTGTGCTGGACCAGTATTTGATCCCACCTGGCGAACTCCCGCAAGAGATAGCCTCTGTATGGGCGATTCGGGTGGACCGCTTGTGGTAGATAATCGTGGGGAACTCGTCCAAGTCGGTATCGCAAGCGCCGGGTCTATCAGCATCGTAAGCAAACACGACATCGTGAAGGACTACCCTTGGGCGGCCTGTGGGTTTGCTCCCGATATGTATGCACCAGTGGCTTCCCTGGTGCCGTGGATGAGCGATGTTATGGCTAAAGATGGTGAAGCTCCCGTGATCAGGGACCTGCCTGGTATCTCAACGAATCTCGAAACGCTGATTAAACCCGAAGGGTAA
- a CDS encoding cell wall-binding repeat-containing protein: MATPYSHTRRLNAVKALAALAIIITLILMPQVLKAELMQQLQRFEGDSRVETSVAISRSLIPYAQLRDRIVVATADDFADAQAATPLAVRAGTAILITPGDFLHHMVKHELQRVLRPGSTVYLAGGQRALSERVQESISELGFNVVRLAGETRVETAIALAEQATHLGTVTDEQVSRVFVVSGHTFAPGLITSSRAARDGGLMVIGDAGIAWAKTNYPSTPITVVGDEWTHLNGIKTVPVEDVRTLVDRLPGERSQTMALASLNNFPDALSGGVHAATTNRDLILVEETPTAELGTWLRSHYILDCIAVYGGQAALPDSAVWTLTQ; the protein is encoded by the coding sequence ATGGCTACTCCGTATTCGCATACTCGGCGCCTTAATGCAGTTAAGGCGCTCGCTGCGCTTGCCATCATTATTACGCTCATCTTGATGCCTCAAGTGTTGAAGGCAGAGCTAATGCAGCAGTTACAGCGCTTTGAGGGTGATTCTCGTGTGGAAACCTCAGTAGCGATTAGCCGGAGTTTGATTCCGTACGCTCAACTTCGTGACCGTATTGTTGTTGCCACAGCCGATGACTTTGCTGATGCGCAAGCCGCAACGCCACTTGCTGTGCGTGCGGGTACTGCGATTCTGATTACACCAGGCGATTTTCTTCACCATATGGTGAAACACGAACTGCAACGTGTGCTGCGTCCGGGTTCAACTGTCTATCTCGCCGGTGGTCAGCGTGCCCTGAGTGAACGGGTACAAGAAAGCATCAGTGAACTGGGGTTCAACGTTGTACGGCTCGCCGGTGAAACCCGTGTCGAGACTGCAATCGCCCTCGCCGAACAAGCAACACACCTCGGAACAGTAACCGATGAGCAAGTTAGCCGTGTTTTTGTGGTATCAGGCCATACCTTCGCCCCTGGCTTGATTACGAGTAGCCGTGCCGCCCGTGACGGTGGTCTCATGGTCATTGGTGACGCAGGTATCGCCTGGGCCAAAACGAACTATCCGTCAACACCCATCACCGTGGTCGGAGACGAGTGGACACACCTCAACGGAATCAAGACAGTTCCAGTAGAGGACGTACGCACCCTAGTTGACCGGCTTCCGGGTGAACGTAGCCAAACCATGGCCCTAGCAAGTCTCAACAACTTCCCTGATGCCCTGAGTGGCGGTGTTCATGCCGCAACCACTAACCGAGACCTAATCTTGGTTGAGGAAACACCGACGGCAGAACTCGGTACCTGGTTACGGAGCCATTACATCCTGGACTGTATCGCAGTGTACGGCGGCCAGGCTGCCCTTCCAGACAGTGCGGTGTGGACGCTCACCCAGTGA
- a CDS encoding nitrilase-related carbon-nitrogen hydrolase: MSSGQLRVAGIQIGTVWNDVSANLAANEVWINRAGDYDAGLVVLSELFSTGFIPEHIEAQREDGQVLSWMQTQAAANDLVVAATVFMQRADRERPTNTCVFMGPDGILGMYDKARPFSLAGEGALIEAGTQPLTVDIDGVRVTPFVCYDLRFPGLFWNTALTTDLFIIPANWPSSRAEQWTALLRARAIETQAYVLGVNRIGADGNHIRHSGQSAVFDPIGNQVVAFGEQEGLVIADVDANRVERLREQFPIRNDR; encoded by the coding sequence ATGAGTAGTGGACAATTACGGGTAGCAGGTATTCAGATCGGAACCGTGTGGAATGACGTTTCTGCCAACCTTGCTGCAAACGAAGTATGGATTAATCGTGCGGGTGACTATGACGCCGGGCTTGTGGTGTTGAGTGAGTTATTCTCCACAGGTTTTATTCCTGAACATATTGAAGCTCAGCGTGAGGACGGCCAGGTGCTCTCCTGGATGCAAACCCAGGCTGCCGCCAATGATTTGGTTGTAGCGGCCACAGTATTTATGCAGCGTGCCGACCGTGAACGCCCCACCAACACCTGTGTATTTATGGGTCCTGACGGCATCCTCGGCATGTATGACAAAGCACGTCCGTTCTCCCTGGCCGGTGAGGGGGCGCTTATTGAAGCTGGTACACAACCGTTGACCGTTGATATTGATGGGGTTCGTGTCACTCCGTTTGTGTGCTATGACCTGCGCTTCCCCGGTTTGTTCTGGAATACAGCCTTGACAACGGACCTGTTTATTATTCCGGCCAACTGGCCAAGCAGCCGGGCAGAACAGTGGACGGCACTGTTACGTGCACGTGCCATTGAGACGCAGGCCTATGTGCTTGGTGTAAACCGGATTGGAGCCGATGGCAATCACATTCGCCACTCAGGTCAGAGTGCTGTCTTTGATCCGATTGGCAATCAGGTTGTGGCCTTCGGTGAACAAGAAGGCCTTGTCATTGCCGATGTGGACGCCAACCGTGTTGAGCGTTTGCGTGAACAATTTCCAATTCGGAATGACCGGTAA
- a CDS encoding CoA ester lyase: MIAISRPRRTCLSMPASNPKMLAKGATLAVDECFMDLEDSVAPHAKELARQNVIAALHEVDYGDRTVVVRVNAVDSPWHVRDVEAVVTQGGDVPVAVMVPKVETAEDVVFVDRLLSAFEREVGRPTPLGLEIQVETAKGLTNVHAIANASPRIETLVFGPGDMAASLGMASVTQGARVPHYPGDPFHYAMHHLLVAARAAGLSVIDGPYAGIHDADGLRTVSTMAAALGYDGKWVLHPDQVGIVNTAFTPTKESYDQAKQLVAAYRESLDSQGRGAMMHGEIMVDEASAKMALGIIQRGEAAGYS, encoded by the coding sequence ATGATCGCTATTTCACGCCCACGCCGTACGTGTTTGTCTATGCCTGCGTCAAACCCTAAGATGCTGGCTAAGGGAGCCACTTTGGCTGTTGACGAGTGTTTTATGGACCTCGAAGATAGCGTGGCACCTCACGCAAAGGAACTAGCACGACAGAACGTAATTGCAGCCTTACACGAGGTCGATTATGGGGATCGAACCGTGGTTGTTCGGGTGAATGCGGTGGATAGTCCCTGGCATGTTCGTGATGTTGAAGCGGTGGTTACTCAAGGGGGTGACGTTCCGGTAGCGGTGATGGTCCCCAAGGTTGAAACCGCCGAGGATGTGGTATTTGTGGACCGTTTACTCAGCGCATTTGAGCGTGAGGTTGGCCGGCCCACACCGCTAGGCCTGGAGATACAGGTTGAAACCGCCAAGGGCCTCACCAATGTGCATGCCATTGCGAATGCCAGTCCGCGTATCGAAACGTTGGTATTTGGCCCTGGCGATATGGCTGCCAGTTTGGGTATGGCGTCAGTCACCCAGGGTGCTCGGGTTCCTCATTATCCTGGTGACCCGTTTCATTATGCGATGCACCATTTGCTGGTAGCTGCACGCGCGGCGGGGTTATCAGTGATTGATGGACCCTATGCAGGGATTCATGACGCAGATGGGTTGCGTACCGTGTCAACCATGGCTGCTGCGCTGGGATATGACGGCAAGTGGGTGTTACACCCGGACCAAGTAGGCATTGTGAACACAGCATTCACCCCTACGAAAGAGTCCTATGACCAGGCAAAACAGCTTGTTGCAGCCTATCGAGAGAGCCTTGATAGTCAGGGACGAGGGGCCATGATGCATGGAGAAATTATGGTGGATGAGGCCAGTGCAAAAATGGCTCTTGGCATTATTCAACGTGGTGAAGCAGCCGGATATAGTTGA
- a CDS encoding TetR/AcrR family transcriptional regulator, whose protein sequence is MDRHFGPKGQMTQSRILKAATTVFVRNEGRIELEEIAQEAGVSMGLLYRYFPSKGTIQAAVVESYYDRLDKAIWQPIENFETYRQQESKRIMLYIAFQTADPVGRIVLTYVGWLPEAQEVVERRGQRFVALVEASLAHGQESGVIDELLDIDLAAPMLLSAINTAISIGLKDPSIEADRITFAALKHFDRIAFS, encoded by the coding sequence ATGGACCGGCATTTTGGCCCTAAAGGCCAGATGACACAATCACGAATATTGAAAGCGGCCACGACGGTTTTTGTCCGTAATGAAGGTCGAATCGAGCTTGAGGAAATCGCACAAGAAGCTGGCGTTTCGATGGGCTTGTTGTACCGTTACTTCCCGTCGAAGGGCACGATTCAAGCTGCGGTTGTTGAGTCGTACTACGACCGACTGGATAAGGCCATCTGGCAGCCAATAGAGAACTTTGAAACCTACCGGCAGCAAGAATCCAAACGGATCATGCTCTATATCGCCTTTCAGACTGCGGACCCTGTGGGCCGAATCGTACTGACCTATGTGGGATGGCTCCCAGAAGCACAAGAGGTGGTGGAGCGACGTGGCCAGCGTTTTGTTGCACTCGTTGAAGCCTCACTCGCCCACGGCCAAGAAAGCGGCGTTATCGACGAGCTATTAGACATCGACCTTGCCGCCCCCATGCTTCTCAGCGCAATCAATACCGCAATTTCTATCGGCCTTAAAGACCCATCTATCGAAGCGGACCGCATCACATTTGCTGCCTTAAAACACTTTGACCGGATAGCATTTAGTTAA
- the tgt gene encoding tRNA guanosine(34) transglycosylase Tgt codes for MATDLSFSIIERCPQVAPVEGVSARAGVIETPHGSVQTPAFIPVGTKATVKTLTMDQVRTTGAQAVLSNGYHLYLQPGPDVVDAAGGLAAFERWDGPTFTDSGGFQVMSLGAGFGKLLAMDANVPEAEVIAAESKRNAQVDDDGVTFKSHIDGSYHRFTPEKAIAIQHALGSDVMMAFDELTALVNTRSYQEEALARTHAWAKRCLEEHNRQTQARANKPLQSLWGVVQGANHEDLRRKGASDLEALSQSFEADGLRGFGGYGIGGAFEKHLLGTIVGWATSSLPEDKPRHMLGISEPDDVFAAIDAGIDTFDCVNPSRMARRGFVYTLDGKINVKKAVGKHNHGPLDPTATHPYGSAYSRAYLHHLFKGNEILGYVILTVLNVAFTVRMVADARQAIIDGNYPEYRTEFLGRFYSADKR; via the coding sequence ATGGCTACAGATCTATCTTTCTCAATCATTGAACGTTGTCCCCAAGTTGCCCCAGTCGAAGGGGTAAGCGCCCGCGCAGGGGTGATAGAAACACCGCACGGGAGTGTGCAAACCCCTGCCTTTATCCCTGTGGGTACAAAGGCCACCGTTAAAACCCTCACAATGGATCAGGTGCGTACCACGGGTGCCCAAGCAGTGTTAAGCAATGGGTATCACCTGTATTTGCAGCCCGGACCCGATGTTGTTGACGCTGCGGGCGGGCTTGCCGCATTTGAACGCTGGGATGGACCGACATTCACCGATTCTGGTGGCTTTCAAGTGATGAGCCTTGGGGCTGGGTTCGGGAAGCTTCTGGCAATGGATGCCAACGTGCCAGAAGCCGAAGTGATAGCCGCAGAAAGTAAACGCAACGCCCAAGTAGATGATGACGGCGTGACGTTTAAAAGTCATATCGACGGGTCCTATCATCGGTTCACCCCCGAAAAAGCCATTGCGATTCAACATGCGCTGGGGTCTGACGTGATGATGGCCTTTGATGAACTGACCGCGTTAGTGAATACCCGAAGCTATCAAGAGGAAGCGTTAGCACGCACGCACGCCTGGGCGAAGCGCTGCTTGGAAGAGCACAACCGCCAAACCCAAGCCCGTGCTAACAAACCACTCCAGAGCTTGTGGGGTGTGGTCCAAGGGGCGAACCACGAAGATTTGCGGCGCAAAGGTGCTAGCGACCTTGAAGCGTTAAGCCAATCATTTGAGGCCGACGGGTTACGTGGGTTTGGTGGATACGGCATCGGCGGTGCATTTGAAAAGCACCTTTTGGGCACGATTGTGGGGTGGGCCACTTCTAGCCTGCCTGAGGACAAACCTCGGCACATGCTCGGTATTAGTGAACCAGACGACGTATTTGCCGCCATTGACGCAGGGATAGACACCTTTGACTGTGTGAACCCATCGCGCATGGCACGACGGGGGTTTGTGTACACCCTCGATGGGAAAATCAACGTGAAAAAGGCGGTAGGTAAACACAACCACGGACCGTTGGATCCCACAGCCACACACCCGTATGGGAGTGCGTATTCACGGGCCTATCTCCATCACCTCTTTAAAGGCAATGAGATATTAGGCTATGTGATATTGACCGTACTTAATGTGGCATTCACGGTGCGGATGGTGGCTGACGCCCGCCAAGCAATCATCGACGGAAACTATCCCGAATATCGCACTGAATTCCTCGGCCGTTTTTATAGCGCAGACAAGCGCTAA
- a CDS encoding queuosine precursor transporter, with protein sequence MNAAQDSMPSQDSVPAQPVAITADDTSHLYTILVALFTPLLLISNIAATKGVVLFDWLITDGAFFIFPLAYVMGDVITEVYGFKAMRRAMWLSFTVAVAATLIFTITLALPAASFWDNQEAMQSVIGSVPQILVASLASYVTGTTLNAFTMTKLKARHGEKNLIVRMISSTVVGEAADTTVFCVIAASVIGISTVGQFFNYVLVGFLWKTLVEVVLLPVSTRAIAWAKRVEPSYTGVSERN encoded by the coding sequence ATGAACGCTGCACAAGACTCGATGCCTTCACAAGACTCGGTACCTGCACAGCCGGTGGCAATAACCGCCGATGACACAAGCCACCTGTACACCATTCTTGTGGCCTTGTTCACGCCACTGTTGTTGATTAGTAACATCGCGGCCACGAAAGGTGTTGTGCTCTTTGACTGGCTCATCACTGATGGGGCGTTCTTTATTTTTCCCCTTGCCTATGTGATGGGTGACGTGATTACAGAGGTCTATGGCTTTAAGGCGATGCGCCGAGCGATGTGGTTGAGTTTTACGGTTGCGGTTGCTGCCACACTGATTTTTACGATCACCTTGGCATTACCGGCTGCTTCGTTTTGGGATAATCAGGAGGCGATGCAATCGGTTATTGGGTCGGTGCCTCAGATTCTTGTGGCGTCATTGGCGTCCTATGTGACTGGTACCACCCTTAACGCATTCACCATGACCAAACTGAAAGCACGTCATGGTGAAAAGAACCTGATTGTCCGCATGATTAGTTCTACCGTTGTGGGTGAAGCGGCGGACACGACCGTCTTTTGTGTGATTGCGGCAAGTGTGATTGGCATTTCAACGGTGGGCCAATTCTTCAACTATGTGCTTGTTGGTTTCTTGTGGAAAACCTTGGTTGAAGTGGTACTTCTTCCGGTTTCTACGCGCGCAATCGCATGGGCAAAACGGGTAGAACCCTCTTATACCGGCGTGTCAGAACGCAATTAG
- the gluQRS gene encoding tRNA glutamyl-Q(34) synthetase GluQRS: MAEPISTSGEPARIGSSNHRAGRYAPSPSGALHIGNLRTALLAWAFARAEGRPFVVRVEDIDDYKTRDFGLQQLEDLAALGLDWDGEVVWSSYRHAHYQQAIEQLTSAGLTYPCYCSRKDILEAPRAPHDPPGTYPGTCANLTEDERAERQATRDRPPAIRVRTNRAQVEVTDRLHPPQVQVLDDVVIQRFDGTPAYNLTVVVDDHLDGVGQVVRGDDLLPVTGRQIWLARHLGIPVPEYAHVPLVLNQAGQRLAKRDGAVTLADRLALGETVGDVIAAMATSLHHSPTRTAQAFLDAFNPTLLPRTPWVFA; this comes from the coding sequence ATGGCCGAACCCATTTCAACCTCTGGTGAGCCTGCACGTATTGGGTCTAGCAATCACCGTGCAGGGCGGTATGCGCCGTCACCGTCTGGGGCGCTACATATTGGGAATCTTCGTACAGCATTGTTAGCGTGGGCGTTTGCTCGTGCTGAGGGCAGGCCGTTTGTGGTGCGCGTTGAGGATATTGACGATTACAAAACCCGTGATTTTGGGCTTCAACAGCTTGAGGATTTAGCTGCTCTTGGTCTGGATTGGGATGGTGAGGTGGTGTGGAGTTCATATCGCCATGCGCACTACCAACAAGCTATTGAACAGCTCACCAGCGCGGGGCTTACCTATCCGTGTTATTGCTCACGTAAAGACATTTTGGAGGCACCTCGCGCACCCCATGACCCACCGGGTACGTATCCGGGAACGTGTGCGAACCTCACCGAAGATGAACGTGCTGAGCGCCAGGCCACCCGTGACCGTCCGCCGGCGATTCGAGTGCGCACCAACCGTGCCCAAGTTGAGGTAACCGACCGGCTGCATCCACCCCAGGTGCAAGTATTGGATGATGTTGTGATTCAACGCTTTGATGGCACTCCGGCTTATAACCTCACAGTTGTGGTTGATGATCACCTTGATGGGGTGGGGCAAGTGGTGCGTGGCGATGACCTGCTCCCGGTGACTGGCCGCCAAATCTGGCTTGCCCGCCATCTTGGTATTCCCGTGCCGGAATATGCACACGTGCCGTTGGTGCTCAACCAAGCCGGGCAGCGCCTTGCGAAGCGTGACGGTGCGGTAACCCTTGCGGACCGTCTGGCGCTCGGTGAAACAGTGGGTGATGTGATTGCTGCGATGGCTACAAGCCTGCATCACTCTCCGACCCGAACCGCCCAAGCCTTTCTTGATGCCTTCAACCCGACCCTGCTCCCCCGAACCCCTTGGGTGTTCGCTTGA
- a CDS encoding Tat pathway signal sequence, which translates to MACALVLIGVLMVWLSQPKAGPAPETSESSRQSHVTPEPSPSTSTSTTRPATPSAPPSVPTPEPVTVGPVVAPLHGLTVDSVDDLDALVASVSALSHRPTLRMVFEADRSPADYAAAVTALEPYADLMGLVLDSTAMAQLSVPEVTARTQAFVDAFAHQIAIWEVGNEVNGEWVGAGPDEIVAKVAAANRVVKAAGEPSAITFNYWSGPDCYAEPWEVGATFVTHVPADMAGAVDLVMLSVYETACDPPQQPSATQLAGELTMLGQVFGNAKLGIGEIGAQGVDDDLPTNPTFAEKERIAQRYMGMAPELRAALGDRFVGGWFWWYFVEDAVPKDKPESLWPVLNELA; encoded by the coding sequence GTGGCTTGTGCGCTAGTACTCATTGGTGTGTTGATGGTTTGGTTGAGCCAACCCAAAGCAGGACCGGCCCCCGAAACAAGTGAGTCATCTCGCCAGAGCCATGTCACACCAGAACCTTCGCCGAGTACATCAACGAGCACAACACGGCCCGCTACACCGTCTGCACCACCATCAGTACCAACACCTGAGCCGGTGACCGTTGGGCCAGTGGTTGCACCCTTGCACGGCTTGACGGTGGATTCAGTTGATGACCTTGATGCGTTGGTTGCCAGTGTGTCGGCGTTGAGTCACCGCCCCACCTTGCGGATGGTATTTGAGGCTGACCGTTCACCGGCTGATTATGCGGCGGCAGTCACGGCGCTGGAACCATACGCTGATTTGATGGGGCTGGTGTTGGATTCAACTGCTATGGCTCAGCTATCTGTTCCTGAGGTGACCGCGAGAACCCAAGCTTTTGTGGATGCGTTTGCTCACCAGATAGCTATTTGGGAGGTGGGCAATGAGGTCAATGGTGAGTGGGTCGGTGCTGGGCCAGATGAGATTGTGGCCAAAGTGGCAGCGGCGAATCGGGTAGTTAAAGCTGCTGGAGAGCCGAGTGCGATCACCTTTAATTATTGGTCGGGACCAGATTGTTACGCAGAACCTTGGGAGGTGGGAGCTACGTTTGTCACCCATGTACCTGCTGATATGGCTGGTGCCGTTGATTTAGTGATGCTGAGCGTTTACGAAACTGCCTGTGACCCACCCCAACAACCCTCTGCCACCCAACTAGCCGGTGAACTGACCATGTTGGGCCAGGTGTTTGGTAACGCCAAGCTGGGGATTGGAGAGATTGGGGCCCAAGGGGTGGACGATGATCTGCCAACCAACCCAACCTTTGCCGAAAAAGAGCGTATTGCGCAACGGTATATGGGTATGGCACCCGAGCTGCGAGCGGCGCTGGGGGATCGTTTTGTTGGGGGTTGGTTCTGGTGGTACTTCGTTGAGGACGCCGTACCCAAGGACAAACCCGAGTCCCTCTGGCCGGTGTTAAACGAACTGGCATAG